In Candidatus Acetothermia bacterium, a genomic segment contains:
- a CDS encoding YvcK family protein yields MKVPSFLKLFLPGMGVKRWFFLALGSIALVAFGALCLVGEDGMRGLYTLLLRHFPFLWRPVFGAAVVALGLAGAVLGTALAVRAVLHAVSPHRGGSLAEALYQGRILRAAPHVVAVGGGTGLSTLLRGVKAYTANLTAVVTMMDTGGSSGRLRMELDVLPPGDVRNCLLALAEDEERMAKFMQHRFQSGEGLAGHSLGNILLAGMEQAVGGFDRAVEEASRFLSVRGQVVPSTLDRTDLVAELADGREVVGEAEIVADPAAIRRVWLSHPAKAYERALSAIAEADLILLGPGSLYTSIIPNLLVDGIAGAITRARAEKMVIMNLMTEPGETDGYTASDHLAALAKHVDLRRFHAVVVNSAPPPPEILARYRAEGSEPVRDDLKGAKTFGLRVVRAPLLQVVELEGKATVKHDPQKLARLLARESRALRHSWTRWFSP; encoded by the coding sequence GTGAAGGTCCCGTCGTTTTTGAAGCTGTTCCTCCCCGGGATGGGGGTGAAGCGCTGGTTCTTCCTGGCCCTGGGGTCGATCGCGCTCGTCGCGTTCGGCGCCCTGTGCCTGGTGGGAGAGGACGGGATGCGTGGCCTGTATACCTTGCTTCTGCGGCACTTCCCGTTCCTGTGGCGGCCGGTGTTCGGGGCGGCGGTGGTCGCCCTCGGGCTGGCCGGAGCGGTGCTGGGGACGGCGCTGGCCGTACGGGCGGTCCTGCACGCCGTTTCCCCACATCGCGGGGGATCGTTGGCCGAGGCCCTCTACCAGGGCCGGATCCTCCGCGCCGCCCCGCACGTGGTGGCGGTGGGCGGGGGGACCGGGCTCTCGACCCTGCTCCGCGGCGTCAAGGCGTACACCGCCAACCTCACCGCGGTGGTCACGATGATGGACACCGGCGGCAGCTCCGGCCGCCTCCGGATGGAGCTCGATGTCCTCCCCCCTGGGGACGTGCGCAACTGCCTCCTCGCCCTGGCCGAGGACGAAGAAAGGATGGCCAAGTTCATGCAGCACCGGTTCCAATCCGGCGAAGGGTTGGCCGGGCACTCGCTGGGGAACATCCTCCTCGCCGGGATGGAGCAGGCGGTGGGCGGGTTCGACCGGGCGGTGGAGGAGGCGAGCCGTTTCCTGTCCGTGCGCGGGCAGGTGGTCCCGTCCACCCTGGACCGGACGGACCTCGTGGCCGAGCTCGCCGACGGCCGGGAGGTGGTCGGGGAGGCGGAGATCGTCGCCGACCCCGCGGCCATCCGTCGGGTGTGGCTGTCCCACCCGGCCAAGGCGTACGAGCGGGCCCTGTCCGCGATTGCCGAGGCCGACCTGATCCTGCTCGGGCCGGGGAGCCTCTATACGAGCATCATCCCCAACCTCCTCGTGGACGGGATCGCCGGCGCCATCACCCGGGCCCGGGCGGAGAAGATGGTGATCATGAACCTGATGACCGAGCCCGGGGAGACGGACGGGTACACGGCCTCCGATCACCTCGCGGCCTTGGCCAAGCACGTGGACCTGCGTCGGTTCCACGCGGTGGTGGTGAACAGCGCCCCCCCGCCTCCGGAGATCCTGGCCCGGTACAGAGCGGAGGGGAGCGAGCCGGTACGGGACGACCTCAAAGGGGCGAAGACCTTTGGCCTCCGGGTGGTCCGGGCCCCGCTCCTCCAGGTGGTGGAGCT